From Epinephelus lanceolatus isolate andai-2023 chromosome 12, ASM4190304v1, whole genome shotgun sequence, the proteins below share one genomic window:
- the odr4 gene encoding protein odr-4 homolog, with protein sequence MGRGYIVEDAVEGYLTKLCEQQAGAVTGLLIGQSSSQRDFVVMATRTPQREESTAAAGNSLDKEWVTEHARQVSRMLPGGLSVLGVFIISDTDSKDTLTTLRQLVFAVENVISSEHLWNLADDDVTDCVTLHVNPKTRKTICRTFDIKDPKSMAKPADWKYQSGVCSSWSMVTCCLNVDMLVPLPDNRTDGEIMDKCLKEELRVWAHQLESGVCLIDGKKLAEDTELTGGQKRNVRQTYTAQLLITPDDRRLTDVVQRCGGSVSVRGAIHSRAYLHSNKPKAKLAEKLLKRDVVSTVATRVQMVLEELLTSEEESKSSSSSSSSRDKQQTEQFCLPHRVFCPVKVSGPVCVCDYQFSDEALSEVTDRLKEMLDIDAAEEDLDTRQETPAEIPETDVAAEPIGETAEVLEPKRNNYIGVAMAIAVALLATAASMLYLSDA encoded by the exons ATGGGTCGTGGCTATATAGTAGAAGATGCTGTGGAGGGATATCTGACGAAACTATGTGAACAACAAGCAGGTGCAGTCACAGGCCTGCTTATTGGACAG AGCTCATCCCAAAGGGACTTTGTTGTCATGGCAACTCGGACGCCCCAACGGGAGGAGTCTACTGCAGCAGCTGGAAACTCTCTGGACAAGGAGTGGGTGACTGAGCATGCTCGACAG GTGTCTCGGATGCTGCCCGGAGGCCTGTCTGTATTGGGAGTCTTCATCATCTCTGATACTGATTCCAAGGACACACTAACCACACTCCGACAG ctGGTTTTTGCGGTGGAGAATGTGATCTCCTCTGAGCATCTGTGGAACCTTGCAGATGATGACGTCACAGACTGTGTCACACTGCACGTCAACCCCAAAACCAGGAA AACCATCTGCAGAACCTTTGACATCAAAGATCCCAAG AGCATGGCCAAGCCTGCAGACTGGAAATACCAGTCAGGTGTGTGTTCCTCCTGGAGCATGGTGacatgttgtttaaatgtgGACATGTTGGTACCACTGCCAGACAACAGAACCGATGGAGAAATCATGGATAAATGTCTTAAG GAGGAGCTAAGAGTGTGGGCGCATCAGCTGGAGAGTGGAGTTTGTCTGATTGATGGAAAAAAGCTTGCAGAGGACACAGAGCTCACAGGAGGACAG AAGAGAAATGTGAGACAGACCTACACAGCTCAGTTACTCATCACACCg GATGACAGGAGGTTAACAGATGTGGTCCAGCGGTGTGGAGGCAGTGTGTCAGTCAGAGGAGCAATCCACAGCAGAGCTTACTTACACAGCAACAAACCAAAGGCCAAACTGGCTGAGAAG CTGCTGAAGAGGGACGTGGTTTCTACGGTGGCCACAAGGGTTCAGATGGtgctggaggagctgctgacatcagaggaggagagcaagagcagcagcagcagcagcagcagcagagacaaacaacagacag AACAATTCTGTCTCCCTCATCGTGTCTTCTGTCCAGTAAAAGTGAGtgggccagtgtgtgtgtgtgactaccAATTCAGTGACGAGGCCCTGTCTGAGGTGACTGACAGGCTGAAGGAGATGCTGGACATTGACGCAGCCGAGGAAGATTTAGATACCAGGCAGGAAACACCAGCAGAAATCCCAGAGACAGATGTTGCAGCAG AGCCCATTGGGGAAACTGCTGAGGTGCTAGAGCCCAAGAGGAACAACTATATTG GTGTTGCCATGGCTATTGCTGTCGCCCTACTTGCCACTGCTGCCTCAATGCTCTATCTCAGTGATGCTTaa